A single genomic interval of Macadamia integrifolia cultivar HAES 741 chromosome 6, SCU_Mint_v3, whole genome shotgun sequence harbors:
- the LOC122081468 gene encoding nucleoside diphosphate kinase B, with the protein MEQTFIMIKPDGVQRGLVGEIISRFEKKGFTLKGLKLITVDRPFAERHYADLSAKPFFNGLVEYIISGPVVAMIWEGKNVVVTGRKIIGATNPSESAPGTIRGDFAVEIGRNVIHGSDAVESARKEIALWFPDGPVNWQSSLHPWIYE; encoded by the exons ATGGAGCAGACCTTCATCATGATCAAGCCCGATGGGGTCCAAAGAGGCCTG GTTGGTGAGATTATCTCCAGGTTTGAGAAGAAGGGTTTCACTTTGAAAG gtTTGAAGCTGATCACCGTGGACCGCCCTTTTGCCGAGAGGCACTATGCGGATCTCTCCGCCAAGCCATTCTTCAATGGACTTGTTGAATACATTATTTCTGGTCCCGTGGTTGCGATGATCTGGGAGGGTAAGAATGTGGTCGTCACTGGTCGCAAGATTATTGGAGCCACTAACCCCTCAGAGTCTGCCCCTGGCACCATACGTGGTGATTTTGCTGTTGAAATTGGCAG GAATGTCATCCACGGTAGTGATGCTGTTGAGAGTGCAAGAAAAGAGATTGCATTGTGGTTCCCTGATGGCCCTGTAAACTGGCAGAGCAGCCTTCACCCCTGGATCTACGAGTAA
- the LOC122081469 gene encoding ELMO domain-containing protein A-like isoform X1 yields MDDRGESFVAVRRISPGLERGSSCHSPSAEVVAGSAAWLGRGLSCVCVQRSESVARPSFDLTPAQEECLQRLQSRIDVAYDSSRPEHEEALRALWHAAFPEEELRGLISEQWKEMGWQGKDPSTDFRGGGFISLENLLFFARNYSLLETPVPTEISGTCILKSFQNLLQKQEGVRSMWEYPFAVAGVNITFMLIQMLDLQAVNPRTLVGAIFLKFLSENESAFDLLYCIAFKLMDQQWLTMHASYMDFNSVMKSTRQQLERELLLEEITRLEDMPSYDLLR; encoded by the exons ATGGATGACCGTGGTGAATCATTCGTAGCTGTGAGGAGGATTTCTCCGGGGTTGGAACGGGGTAGCTCTTGCCACTCACCATCCG CTGAAGTTGTGGCAGGATCGGCAGCATGGCTTGGCAGAGGCCTGTCTTGTGTTTGCGTTCAGAGAAGTGAAAGTGTTGCTCGCCCATCATTTGATTTAACCCCTGCACAG GAAGAATGCTTGCAGAGGCTGCAGAGCCGCATAGATGTTGCCTATGATAGTTCAAGGCCTGAACATGAG GAAGCCTTAAGGGCTTTATGGCACGCTGCCTTTCCTGAAGAAGAACTTCGTGGTTTAATATCTGAGCAATGGAAGGAAATGGGTTGGCAGGGAAAAGATCCATCTACAGATTTCAG GGGTGGTGGTTTCATATCGCTGGAGAACCTACTGTTCTTTGCCAGGAACTATTCG CTCCTTGAAACACCAGTTCCAACTGAGATTTCTGGAACTTGCATCTTG AAATCGTTCCAGAACCTTCTCCAAAAGCAGGAAGGGGTCCGGTCCATGTGGGAGTACCCATTTGCAGTAGCTGGAGTAAATATCACATTCATGCTCATTCAGATGCTCGATCTACAAGCTG TCAACCCAAGAACGCTAGTTGGAgcgattttcttgaaatttctttCAG AAAATGAGTCAGCATTTGACCTTCTCTATTGTATAGCATTCAAGCTAATGGATCAGCAGTGGCTTACCATGCATGCTTCTTATATGGACTTCAAT TCTGTGATGAAATCCACACGCCAACAACTGGAGAGGGAGCTGCTGCTTGAAGAAATCACACGGCTGGAGGACATGCCCTCATACGACCTCCTCAGATAG
- the LOC122081469 gene encoding ELMO domain-containing protein B-like isoform X2, translating to MDDRGESFVAVRRISPGLERGSSCHSPSAEVVAGSAAWLGRGLSCVCVQRSESVARPSFDLTPAQEECLQRLQSRIDVAYDSSRPEHEEALRALWHAAFPEEELRGLISEQWKEMGWQGKDPSTDFRGGGFISLENLLFFARNYSLLETPVPTEISGTCILKSFQNLLQKQEGVRSMWEYPFAVAGVNITFMLIQMLDLQAVNPRTLVGAIFLKFLSAFKLMDQQWLTMHASYMDFNSVMKSTRQQLERELLLEEITRLEDMPSYDLLR from the exons ATGGATGACCGTGGTGAATCATTCGTAGCTGTGAGGAGGATTTCTCCGGGGTTGGAACGGGGTAGCTCTTGCCACTCACCATCCG CTGAAGTTGTGGCAGGATCGGCAGCATGGCTTGGCAGAGGCCTGTCTTGTGTTTGCGTTCAGAGAAGTGAAAGTGTTGCTCGCCCATCATTTGATTTAACCCCTGCACAG GAAGAATGCTTGCAGAGGCTGCAGAGCCGCATAGATGTTGCCTATGATAGTTCAAGGCCTGAACATGAG GAAGCCTTAAGGGCTTTATGGCACGCTGCCTTTCCTGAAGAAGAACTTCGTGGTTTAATATCTGAGCAATGGAAGGAAATGGGTTGGCAGGGAAAAGATCCATCTACAGATTTCAG GGGTGGTGGTTTCATATCGCTGGAGAACCTACTGTTCTTTGCCAGGAACTATTCG CTCCTTGAAACACCAGTTCCAACTGAGATTTCTGGAACTTGCATCTTG AAATCGTTCCAGAACCTTCTCCAAAAGCAGGAAGGGGTCCGGTCCATGTGGGAGTACCCATTTGCAGTAGCTGGAGTAAATATCACATTCATGCTCATTCAGATGCTCGATCTACAAGCTG TCAACCCAAGAACGCTAGTTGGAgcgattttcttgaaatttctttCAG CATTCAAGCTAATGGATCAGCAGTGGCTTACCATGCATGCTTCTTATATGGACTTCAAT TCTGTGATGAAATCCACACGCCAACAACTGGAGAGGGAGCTGCTGCTTGAAGAAATCACACGGCTGGAGGACATGCCCTCATACGACCTCCTCAGATAG
- the LOC122081469 gene encoding ELMO domain-containing protein A-like isoform X3, whose protein sequence is MDDRGESFVAVRRISPGLERGSSCHSPSAEVVAGSAAWLGRGLSCVCVQRSESVARPSFDLTPAQEECLQRLQSRIDVAYDSSRPEHEEALRALWHAAFPEEELRGLISEQWKEMGWQGKDPSTDFRGGGFISLENLLFFARNYSKSFQNLLQKQEGVRSMWEYPFAVAGVNITFMLIQMLDLQAVNPRTLVGAIFLKFLSENESAFDLLYCIAFKLMDQQWLTMHASYMDFNSVMKSTRQQLERELLLEEITRLEDMPSYDLLR, encoded by the exons ATGGATGACCGTGGTGAATCATTCGTAGCTGTGAGGAGGATTTCTCCGGGGTTGGAACGGGGTAGCTCTTGCCACTCACCATCCG CTGAAGTTGTGGCAGGATCGGCAGCATGGCTTGGCAGAGGCCTGTCTTGTGTTTGCGTTCAGAGAAGTGAAAGTGTTGCTCGCCCATCATTTGATTTAACCCCTGCACAG GAAGAATGCTTGCAGAGGCTGCAGAGCCGCATAGATGTTGCCTATGATAGTTCAAGGCCTGAACATGAG GAAGCCTTAAGGGCTTTATGGCACGCTGCCTTTCCTGAAGAAGAACTTCGTGGTTTAATATCTGAGCAATGGAAGGAAATGGGTTGGCAGGGAAAAGATCCATCTACAGATTTCAG GGGTGGTGGTTTCATATCGCTGGAGAACCTACTGTTCTTTGCCAGGAACTATTCG AAATCGTTCCAGAACCTTCTCCAAAAGCAGGAAGGGGTCCGGTCCATGTGGGAGTACCCATTTGCAGTAGCTGGAGTAAATATCACATTCATGCTCATTCAGATGCTCGATCTACAAGCTG TCAACCCAAGAACGCTAGTTGGAgcgattttcttgaaatttctttCAG AAAATGAGTCAGCATTTGACCTTCTCTATTGTATAGCATTCAAGCTAATGGATCAGCAGTGGCTTACCATGCATGCTTCTTATATGGACTTCAAT TCTGTGATGAAATCCACACGCCAACAACTGGAGAGGGAGCTGCTGCTTGAAGAAATCACACGGCTGGAGGACATGCCCTCATACGACCTCCTCAGATAG